The Sandaracinus amylolyticus genomic interval CGGGCGCGTGCGGCTCGTGCGCTACGCGCGATGGCGCGCCCAGGCGCGCATCGACGGGTTCGGATCGCTGGCGCGCGCGCACACGCCGCGGGTCGTGCCGGCCGTGGTCCATCGGTGATCGACGGCGCGCGGAGGGTTGCACGACGCGGGGCCCGCGTGCGATTCCGTCGACCATGAGCAAGGGGGGATTCGATCTCGATCGCATCGGCGGACGGCGCGCGCTCGCCGAGCTGATCGACGAGGTGCTCGTCGCCGGCGACGCGGCGCGGCGGATGTACGAAGCGGGGATGATCCGCTGGACCGATCGCACGCGCGTCGAGCGCAAGCCCGATCGATCCCCGGTGACCGAGGCCGATCGCGCGGTGGAGGAGCGCCTCTCGGGCTTCTTGCGGCGCCGTTATCCCGACACCGCGTTCCTCGGCGAGGAGACCGGCGAGAGCGGCCCCGAGACCGCGGGCATGCGCTGGGTGCTCGACCCGATCGACGGCACACGCGCGTTCGTGCGTGGCACCGAGACGTGGTCGGTGCTGCTCGGGCTGCTCGCGGACGGGCACCCGGTGCTCGGCATCGCGTACATGCCGGCGGCGGAGGATCTCTTCTGGGCGGTGCGCGGCGACGGCGCGTGGGGCAACGGG includes:
- a CDS encoding inositol monophosphatase family protein, with the protein product MSKGGFDLDRIGGRRALAELIDEVLVAGDAARRMYEAGMIRWTDRTRVERKPDRSPVTEADRAVEERLSGFLRRRYPDTAFLGEETGESGPETAGMRWVLDPIDGTRAFVRGTETWSVLLGLLADGHPVLGIAYMPAAEDLFWAVRGDGAWGNGRPLAVSRVGKLEDATISHGTLQQFTGAAMVPALQRLGERTESQRGFGDFDGYRRLLRGQVDAMIDPAVMPWDVCAASVLVHEAGGVLTSFDGQPTIFGGGAVASNGLFHKDLLALLDEPSR